From the genome of Nicotiana tabacum cultivar K326 chromosome 17, ASM71507v2, whole genome shotgun sequence:
CGCGGTAAATTTGCTTTTAGCTGAAGAGCGTTGGTTAATTTGCTTTACATGGATTATTATTTGCTCTGTCTTTGCTATAAAGTTACAGCTTTGAGTAGATTTTGTGTTTGTTcaagtcttttcttttttgggttaGTCTGGGAAAGGAGAAACAGTGCAGTAGCTTTCTTCTTCTTGAATTTTCTGTAAGAGAATGATAAAAGGTTGATAACATGAAAATATACTGAATTGAAGAATGCATACGCGTTGGTTCGTCTCTTTACTTTTAGTACATAATTTATCCATTATATTCTATAAAGTTTGCCTTTTGGTAATAAATCGTGGTGCATTAAGCTCCCCTTCCCCTTTTGCAAGTTTCGTTAGAGCTACTTTAGTGAAAATTCTATTGTTTTTTTAGCTTTATATAATACTGCTCTTTGTCTAAGGATCTTATTGTTTCTTTTGACAGGGTACAACAAGGTTTCTCTTAACACTGATTCCACATTTTAGGAAGGTACTTGGCTTCCTTCCTCTCTTTTTTGAGGTGGTGCCTAGCTTATAGTTGTAAGAAAAAGATGTTTAGGTTGGTGCCTAGCTTATAGTTGTAAGTAAAAAGATGTTTAGGTTTCAACCTAAACCAGAGTTTTGATTGGTCAATATTTTTCTAGAAttgaataatacaaataagaagATAATTCTGATCAGTAAGACATATTGTTATTGTCtagtattgatttcatttcacATAATCAAGGTCTAATCCTTAACAAGCACTATTATTACCAGtattttgttgatatttgaaaaacccaaaaaaactCCAGAATGTGGTGTAGAAGTAATAGCTtcttgaaaaattgaaaattgtaGTTTGTGTGCGACTCTTGTTTTCACCTTCTCTATTTTTCATCAATGATTGTTATTCTAAAGGGAAActaaatattcttccagatattATTGTCAGCATTTGACTGTCCCCATTGTGGTGAAAGGTAAGGCGTTTCATTCCCGAAGACATTAGAAGTTGGAGTAACTTTCAGCCCAATTACCTACCTTACCCTGTTTTTCTGCCTTTTCATTCCCTTTCTGAAGAAATAATGAAGTGGAGTTCGCTGGTGAGATTCAGCCTCGAGGATGTTGCTATAGCTTGCATGTTCCATCTGGTGATCAAAAGGTATTGCCACGAGTTAGGATTTCAAGATGAAACTCTATTGCATCTGTTGACGTTGCTATATGCTGGTAGATAATGTACTATTTGCTGGTAGATAATGTACTAAGTTGCTATATGCAATAAACTCGGTAGTTCTATTGCATTTTTCATTGAACATGGACTATCCTTTCTCCACGAAGTTCTCAGGTAGTTATTGAAGTAGCATAATGTCTTGTGGTTGCTATACAGTGCGTAGTTGCATACTTGATTCTCTTTTTAATTTGTGAGAAAAAACTTTCTTGCCAGTGCTAGAGAGCTAGTAGACTTGATCAAAATCGTTGAGCCATCTAGAATTGAAACATTGAAGTTGAGATAAAATAGGGGGTAAGCAGTTGCCTATGTTGCAATGGCCTCTGGAATAAGGGGGTAGTTGTTCTCTCGTGATGTTTTTGTGATACTTTTGTCATTCTTCTTCTGTTTCCAATGtcattcttttaattttaattagtgatttgacaTGCTTTGCACTGTGAAGCCAATTGTGTTTAGGGTCTTTGTTTTAGACAGTTCTATGGATAACATTCATGTTTTTCAACCATGTAGCTAGGTTATTCCACTTTGCTGCTTCTTTTCTACATGCTCTTTCCTACTAAAAGGGAATAGAATTGTAAAAAGACTAGGTCTTTGCATTCATACAGCGCTATTAGTCCTCGCTCATGCTGGGATGTAAACCTGGGCCATCCGCTGTAGAGAGTCTATGCTATTTCACGAGTTGCAAGAGAAATCAGTTTGATCCCATGAAAGGTAGATTGGTTGATGTCGTTTTTGAAAATTGTGGGTAGAATTGTGCAATATCCCTTTTCAAAGAGAATTTGGAATAGTTAATCCGTGATTTGCTTTGACCTGGATGGGGAATTGCTTGGAATCTAGAACATACCTAACACTTGTTTCTTCCTAGCTCAAGATCATCAGAGTTGGTAACTGGAACTAAGTTGGCTCTTACTAAGGAGGAGAAAATCTAGTTTATCTACCAATGTTTTGTGTGGAAGAATGTAGTTTGGAGTAGAGACCTTCCTTTCAGAGGAAAATATGAGAGGATAGTAAGTAGTTCATTGGCTTCCCCCTATCTACTTGTAGACGTGCTCTTCTCGAGCCATTATTCAGTTATCCTTAATAATATAAACCTGATACAGATACTATATGCTGGATGAGCAGACTTATTCTTTATCTAAGACTTAATCTTTAAGAATTTTCTTTCTGGAAGTGCTACACACAACCAAGAAAAGGCACTTAAGCAATCCTAACAATGTGTTCAAATTCGCTAATGGAATTGTTGATAGGGACAAACAGCAGTAACTACAAAAATGCATGATTATTCAAGATGTTGCTTTCTTTGAAGCCTCTGGTTTTTATCTATTTCAGATTGCTTTATGCATATTTTTATGGAATAAAGAATGTTGTGTGTCCTGGGGTGTTTTAAGGTAAAGATAACTTTTAGTTTAACTCTGCGCAAGTGTTGAATTACTGGTATTTTCAAACTGCAGATGCTCGACAGAACAGTTGTGAAGTCTGAAAGTGCTACCATCAAGGTACTTTATTAACCTCTCTTGTAACTTGTTAGGGTTTCGACATGTACACTGTAAGTAAATCTATTAAATTTCCATGTTTGATTCCGTTGTAACCAGATACACGAATAGAAGATAATGCATCTTTTAGATGGATGCTTGTACACAACTGATTATTAAAGATGTGGCAATCAAGAACATGTAAAAGTGTAACTCGAAAAAAATAGCTTGCTTATCAAGTTATGGCTGTGCTGTGCAGATCCCTGAACTGGATTTTGAGATCCCCCCCGAAGCTCAGCGTGGATCATTGTCAACGGTATCTGCCCTTTTACTAGCTTGCCTCTATTCAGAAAATTATCCTGATGATTAAATCGTTGTTTTGTGCTTTTGTAACAATGTTCTACTAAAAAGAATTTAGGCACGAGTCGTCCAGAAACCTTCATTCTTGTCTTTAAGATTTTTCTTTTACATCCTAATAGTTCTGGGCTAGGATTTGGAGTTTATGGTTTTGTTGGGGATTCAAAAGACAAGGAAATAGGACCAGTGGTTGTTTGTTTCCCCAGCTGCAAATACAGCACACCTTAGAAAGGGAAGAAATACTTAATTGTTTGCCTCTTGTTCTAATAGATCCTCTCTGCGATGCATTACAGATAGAAGGCATACTGGTTCGAGCTGCCGACGGTTTGGAGGCCCTTCAAGATGAACGGAAGGTGGAGTTTTACTTTTGGTTTAGAGGCTCACGCACATTGgtcttgtcttttctttcttctatatTTTTCGTGTTCTGATATTTCCATCTCATGGCGTTTGCAGAAAGTGGATCCCCAGATGGCTGAAGCAATAGATCGGTTCTTGATAAAACTGAGAGCTTGTGCTTCAGGAGATTCATCCTTTACTTTCATTCTTGATGATCCTGCTGGTAACAGCTTTATTGAGAACCCGTAAGTGACTCATTTTATATGATAGAAAGTTTCTGCTGTTGCCCTATCTAGTTATATATTGGAGAGATTCATGCCTATAATGGAAAAATAGTGCTGTATAAAAGATGATATATCATGGTTTAGTCACGGGCACTAGCACTATGTTGGTTGCTATGACCTGAAATTTCTGAACTTTCCGTGGATGAGTAGAACCAAATTACTTTGGAGTGTAAATTAGGAACTAGCCGTTagtcttccaaaaacgaaaagcATTACCACATGTGCATATATAGGCATAAAATATACCATCAATACAGATGAAGAAATGACTGCAATCAAGcgttagaagaaaaaaaaaacacaaatacGACTCAAACATCTAAATTGAATTGCGGTATAGTGCTGTCTCTTTTTTACTTTCTGATCAAGATTTTGTTCCATATTTATTTTGTTGCATGTTTTGGACCTTTTGGTTAACAATTTATGGttgttattaaaaaaattatcttttactTCAAAGAACAATTGTAACTCACGTAAAAGCGAGGAAGTGAATTACGGCCCCATTATTGTACAGTAGTGTGTGAAGCAAATGTTCGAACTGGGTAACATTACagtacaaaataaaaatcaagtaGATAATTAGTACAGTACTTGCTAGATGATAGACTTGTTTAAGTGGTACTGTTATTGTTATCCCATGTCTTCCATGTCGCGGGTACAAAACCTAAAACTAAAGTAAGTATGCTGAGCCAGATTCAAAATTCTGCACAAGacccaaatcacataaaatacaaaagtttgagGTGCAACCTTTTACACttaataacttcttcatctaaaagTTGAGTTTAGGTTGTAATGTGACTGATCTTTTGCTGCCTTATGCAAACTATCTTTGTTCATTGATCAATCAATTATTGAACTATGGCTCAATGCAGGTTGGCTATATGAATCCGCTGTATCCAATGTGCTCTTTCATGTCCATTTCATCTCAAAACTGCATTTGCTAGTATGACAGTTAAAAAAAGTATAAGTAGGTCCATTTCACTTCAAAGCACCTTTGTTAATATGTGGTTTAAAAAATGAGTTGGCTTATCTTTGCTAATCTCTATCCAATCTGCTCTTTTCGTGTCCATTTCATTCCCAAACTGCAATTTTTAGTATGGCGGTAAAAAAGTATAAGTAGGTCCATTTCACTTCAAAAGCGCCTTTGTTAATATGTAGTTTTAAGAAACATACAAGTAGGCTTATCTTTGCTTCACTTTGCTCCGTTCTATTATTGTTAGTCTTATGCTCAGGTGAATGCCTATCTCACAGGCTAGCTCCATCTCCTGATCCCTCATTGAAAATCACATTCTATGAGCGAACTCCTGAACAACAGGCAGCTTTAGGGTATCTTGCGGACCCATCACAGGTTGGAGGACAAAGGGATGAGGTATCAACTGAGGGGATAAATAATGTTCCTCATCACCTGCTAAAGGAACCACATGGATCAGTTGGAGCGAGAGCAGGACGTCAGGCTATTGCTCAGGGTAACAGTGCAGAAATAGCTGAAGCTCTATTTCGATATTCAGCTCCTGAAGAGGTATCCTGCAGTGGTTACTTGCATTTATATCTGTCCCCTTTAAATTTCTTTGTGATAGCTTCCTATTTTTGACAGGTGATGATGTTTCCATCAACTTGTGGAGCATGCGCTGCGAGTTGTGACTGTAGAATGTTTATTACCAGTATCCTTTTCTACATTTACACAATAGATAACCCCATGATTTCTCACTTCCACCCCACACAGTCCCTTGCCACATAATTGAAGGGAAATATTAACAGTTGCATTTGTTGTCcatttgtttatttatatttgttacaaatttatttagttcTATCAGGGCATCTGCCTCTTAATTTATCATGTGGTGTTGCAATCATTGACAATTGTATGAGCTTAAATGATTTAATGTTATAGCTAATAATTTCAGTTCTTGGAGGATCCCTGCatgtctacaacaacaacaacaacccagtataatccctctagtggggtctggggagggtagtgtgtacgcagaccttacccctaccatggggtagagaggctgtttccgatagaccctcggctccttccctccaagaactccccaccttgctcttggggtgactcgaactcacaacctcttggttggaagtgaagggtgctcaccactagagcaacccctCTCTGTTATTAAATCTCCGTAACAGAGAGACAACCTAAAAAAGTTAAATAATCTAGATGGGACTTTGTACCAAGACCGTCAGCTTCTTTAGAATGATTAGATGTAAGTAAAGAGATTTAATTGATGTCTTTTTCATCATGGAAAACTGTATTGTGATTTTTTAATTCTCTTTAATGGAGTTGCATAATTTTGTCAACATAAAGAATTAATTGGCTcccagttttagtttttttttttcccAAGACAGAGTTCCAGTTGGTGCATGGCGGTGCTTTTTCTGTAGTTTTGGCTTTAATTAATTTATCTTTGTGATTTAGCATTTTTTTGTAAGAATATCGACTGTCATCTGCTGCAAGCTATTCTGCTTctatggtacttgttgaacttaACCACATAAAGATATTCCATACTTTCAAGAAGTAATAGTTATGGCATCCTCTTGTGATGCTTGTGGTTATCGCAACTCTGAGGTAATCATTGTCACGTGCTAGAAAAGAATAGCTTATGAAATTTATAGTAATGATGAGATTATACTCGTCTTTGCAGCTGAAACCTGGTGGTCCTATATCTGATAAGGGAAAGAAAATTAAGCTTCATGTGGAAAACATTAAAGACTTGAGCCGTGATGTGATTAAGGTATAACTCTCCTGCCTATATTTGACAGAAATACTTGCTAATTATTTGTTATCcaattttactttatttatttatttattttggtgaTCTCTCATTCATTCTGCAATTCCCTTGTAGGAGCAACATTTAATTTTACTTTTAGAATTGCTCTCATACTGCCAACTTTATAGAGAGGAATTCCATAAAAGACGAGATCAGTAAATGACAATTCATTGAAATTGCATCTTTGTGAGACTAAAGATATATTTCATTTCCCTACTATAAGGGAGAATAGGCTAGAAGTCCTTTCGGCCCCTTGTGACCGTGAATTGAATGAATAAATGGAATAttggataaaataaaaaaatagtttaacGAACAGTTCGAACTCGCTGGCTGACTCGATCTGGGACCTTGGCCTTATTCTAGAATATTCAAAATAAtagtatttaatagttaataactAATATTCCAATAGTTTAGTCAAATACTACGCATGGTTAGAGCATCGCATTTGTAGTGCGATGGTCATCGGTTCGATTCCGATAGGTGGCTTTttcctattcttttttttttttttaaattcaagtGTTGTATGCTTCATCAGTCCGATCCTTTGTAGGACCTACCagttataacaacaacaacaaacccactagtttcccacaagtggggtgggtaacgcagccttacccctacccctggaagggcagaaaggctgtttccgatagaccctcggctagagaacgactgaaaagaaaaggtaattgcaacaagtaggaataacaaCAAGATGAAATAAGATTGAATCCAAGAATGCAGTCAAACTCTAGGTAGTAATAGCCATTTATGGATAAAAGATATCATACTAATACTAATTAAGACAAAGAGAAACACTTGACTACCTacgaaccttctaccctaatctttgacctccacaccctcctgtctagggccatgtcctcagtcagCTCCAGCTACGCCATGTCTCGCCTAATaacctctccccaagacttcttaACCCTACCTCTACCCCTCCTGCTACCCACCGAGGCTAACCGCTCGCACCTTCTAACTAGGGCTTCTatacttctcctcttaacatgcccgaaccatctcagcctcttGCCCGTTATAACGAACTTGAAAAATGGATCTCTTTACCATAAAAGATTCGTCGTTGCTGACCGTGCTTTTGTGCCTTCTCTCTAGCAGAATGCTATCTATTCACAGATATATGTTTTGGTAGCCCTTGTTAAAAAAAGTAAGGCAAAACGACCTCGTAGCCACTTAAATTTGCACCAGTTTGCCATCCCGGTATATAAACTTTCATTTTTTCCATTTGGACACCTTGATGAACTGAATACTAATAAACACATCCGACTGAACGTGTTCTTCACTCTCTGTGACATGATTGACACGTCACATACTAAGCCTTTATTCTTTGACACATGTAAGTTGTGGGTtccacttttaaaaaaaaattcattttaccagattttttatttatttgctttctctttctctttaaaataatcaatttttgtcttcttagtagtagtagtagtagtagtcaaAGCTCCTGCAACTCCACCACCATTCCACCATATTCAACACTCGGCCATCcttaatttttttaattctctTCATCTCAAAACTCTCTTCTCAAAAGACCTCCTAAATCAGTAAAATCAGCCATTTCCTCAACGAGTCACCATTGAAAGGCCGAAATTTTTTATTTGTCGCGAATAATCCCTAAGACAAGAAAAAACTAAAGatgattttcattttaatttttctcaGTGAAGCTTTTAATGAAGAAAAATGGTTGTCTATTTTGATTCCCAAGGATGGTGTCTTTTTGGGTATCTTTTCAGCAGTTTTAATGGGAAGGAGACACAGGGAGCCAACCCATTGATTTATTCGAAGCATTTTTATGGAAAATGGATGCTTCACTGTTGTACTGTGAAGAGCTTGGAAGCTTTTAATTTAATGGagataaaaaaaggaaagaagaagaaaggaccACGTGATGTGGGGGAAAataaaagaggggggggggggcagaaAAAAGAGTAGTAAAGAGAATGGGGTGTCGGATGAGTATTTGTAAAagtttttattttctattatttttacaatttgCGTGATATGCACACACTATTGCCACATCACTTATATTATTGTCACATAGGCTTGGTCAATGGTTAGAGGTATTTAGTAGTACTTATTTTATTGAGTTGAGGTGTTCAAATGGGAAAGATAAAAGTTTGTTTACCGGGATGGAAAATcgatacaagtttaagtggctacGAGGCCGTTTTGCCAAAAAGAAATCCAAAAGCGATTTTAAGTAGAAAACAACCTGCTGAAAAGCGggatattttatataaaaaaagtaAAGTCATTCTTCTATATTCCAATTTTTTCCAGTTTGTCAGCCCCTACCGATAAGTCATCGAAGGGATCTTCAATCAAATATTGATGGATATACCTCATCTACATGTTTCTCTTCATGTCATTTTGCCATTCAATTTGGAATATTTCAAAGGTCAATTGTTTGCGTGAAAAATGGAATAGTTAACATTATTAATTTTAAACTCTCCCATGGTGATATAATATTTACAATCCCCATTCCACCTAAAATTCGGGGAATTCAATAAATTCATAGACCCAGGTCGACTGATCGTTTTCAGTTTTTGTCCAATCAAAAATGGTTTTATCATTTCGGGGTCCAAAGCTTATATTTGACAAGAATAAAGAGAACCTACATCAAAATATGGTTCTCAACAAAGGAAACCAAATCACCTATACAAATAGACACCTCATAGGTACACCAAAAATAAACTAGAGAAAAAAAACACTATTTTGCAACTCTACAACGTCTAGCTCACCCCCTTCAAAATCTGCTATTTCTCTCTTTCCATATCACCCACATAATGGCTAGAGGTGCAAACTTCGACGGAATGTCTCAGCAGACGG
Proteins encoded in this window:
- the LOC107783296 gene encoding uncharacterized protein LOC107783296 — translated: MTGAKEQIMDVRSVVEAVTAAGDDVEIDTPLYVVESLCMRCGDNGTTRFLLTLIPHFRKILLSAFDCPHCGERNNEVEFAGEIQPRGCCYSLHVPSGDQKMLDRTVVKSESATIKIPELDFEIPPEAQRGSLSTIEGILVRAADGLEALQDERKKVDPQMAEAIDRFLIKLRACASGDSSFTFILDDPAGNSFIENPLAPSPDPSLKITFYERTPEQQAALGYLADPSQVGGQRDEVSTEGINNVPHHLLKEPHGSVGARAGRQAIAQGNSAEIAEALFRYSAPEEVMMFPSTCGACAASCDCRMFITNIPYFQEVIVMASSCDACGYRNSELKPGGPISDKGKKIKLHVENIKDLSRDVIKSDSAGVEIPELELELASGTLGGMVTTVEGLITKISESLERVHGFTFGDSLDEDRKSKWLDFRARLDKLLSLGQPWTLIIDDALSNSFVAPATDDVKDDKQLTFEEYVRSWEQNEELGLNDMDTTSADAAYSSADVAPSERADN